A part of Rhodamnia argentea isolate NSW1041297 chromosome 8, ASM2092103v1, whole genome shotgun sequence genomic DNA contains:
- the LOC115736630 gene encoding uncharacterized protein LOC115736630, protein MSNHECPPVNLNLLSSAFATFSHPLSFSHLPVFNTNSPTTSNPLCLLLWCIHRPSHYPFSPWKLTLRRRSPRTHLEATTPLSCVISFPETRRHILQEKHPQDMALEAKEVLACICRILSLSARAGYAFAQERPLGSLIASFFLLLYLFFPFVFKLLVFSIPIAFSAVTLVRVLSRDGTGSPRNPNASKDEKASHAVPPVKPNSSKEGTAGTTRQYQKPVIQAQMSKRRNFKTKREDPDAEGGGGGGVKEVKHVTFSTTCNHSLIGGDRKDQENDPSLHFGCSLDKGESSSSHESDRGDLQHVNEHSLNSESGDPKPEIEVSKDDKGGVTGQLEADIMEEAEDEDEEEAQEDGNKAVEWTEDDQKNLMDLGLSELERNRRLENLIAKRRARKLMGAKVLDNLLDLDIGPAGYILPVQILKNPFDPPNCSDQAIDSPIPGSAPSVLLPVRNPFDLPYDPQEEKPNLTVDGFQSEFFTNQPKDIFCRHESFFLGHSFSDQDLRNADPCSVTENRALREPRFSRFRRFSAKGDHDKLVEQILYRRDYGTVSSQAEHETKPENDNGWGGGLEDKQEGAEDIKLKVFKDENHAKSDSIDEGGGDQSSLSTSDDDGQATSGDGNEVLISSEFPDTAGVSVHKTSEYSVPNGIATDGDLSSPLAMDNLENRTGHSSTYSIASDMQVEVSESGSPRNIDYATSPPELECSTNSEEVEKEVTPGSEEIWGALSHLTGVEEEESKGDINNVKANKNSKDPFGSSISLVELCKEDSADGVFTTTCPKVTIPTQDPDISDSYDNTMGSDHAPEAKDLESTPLAHNLVPHQAEDSADGVFTATCLKVTVPTEGPDISNSDDSNHTMGSDHPPEAKDLESTPPAHNLVPHQAEETQSQKEEESVNPLEKSTGEANGAQRDIDASESRKEKVETSETCGES, encoded by the exons ATGTCAAACCATGAATGTCCACCAGTTAATCTTAATCTCCTGAGTTCGGCCTTTGCCACTTTCTCTCATCCTTTGTCTTTCTCCCATCTCCCAGTTTTCAACACTAATTCTCCAACCACCTCCAATCCTCTCTGCTTGCTCCTCTGGTGCATCCATCGCCCTTCACATTATCCGTTCTCGCCATGGAAACTCACATTACGTCGCCGTAGTCCCCGAACCCACCTGGAAGCTACAACTCCTCTTTCTTGCGTAATAAGTTTCCCCGAGACTCGGAGGCATATATTGCAAGAGAAACATCCACAGGATATGGCTCTTGAAGCCAAGGAGGTCCTGGCATGTATTTGCAGAATCCTTTCGTTATCTGCGAGGGCCGGTTATGCATTCGCCCAAGAGCGGCCGCTTGGTTCCCTAATAGCCtcattcttcctcctcctgtATCTGTTTTTCCCATTTGTCTTCAAGCTTCTCGTGTTTAGTATCCCCATAGCTTTCTCTGCCGTCACTCTTGTTCGAGTTCTTTCCAGGGATGGAACTGGAAGTCCCCGAAACCCAAATGCCAGCAAAGACGAGAAAGCGAGCCATGCTGTCCCACCTGTAAAGCCAAACTCCAGCAAGGAAGGCACTGCCGGTACGACTCGCCAATACCAGAAGCCTGTGATACAAGCACAAATGAGCAAACGTCGTAACTTCAAGACAAAAAGGGAAGATCCGGATGCTgaaggtggcggcggcggcggtgttAAGGAGGTGAAACACGTGACTTTTTCGACAACTTGCAATCATAGTCTGATTGGCGGAGACAGAAAGGACCAGGAGAATGACCCTAGTTTACATTTTGGTTGTTCCTTGGATAAAGGTGAGAGCTCCAGTTCTCATGAATCAGATAGAGGAGATTTACAACACGTGAATGAGCACTCGCTAAACTCAGAGTCAGGAGATCCGAAGCCTGAAATTGAAGTTTCTAAGGATGACAAGGGTGGCGTTACGGGCCAGTTAGAGGCGGATATCATGGAAGAAgcagaagacgaagatgaagaagaggcaCAAGAGGATGGGAACAAGGCTGTGGAGTGGACAGAGGACGATCAGAAGAATCTCATGGACCTTGGCCTGTCTGAGCTAGAAAGGAACCGGAGATTGGAGAACCTAATTGCAAAGCGAAGGGCGAGGAAATTGATGGGGGCAAAAGTCCTGGATAATTTACTTGACTTGGACATCGGTCCTGCGGGTTATATTCTGCCCGTTCAGATTTTGAAGAATCCTTTTGATCCCCCTAATTGCTCGGATCAGGCTATAGACTCGCCGATACCCGGCTCAGCTCCTTCAGTTCTGTTGCCTGTACGCAACCCTTTTGACCTTCCTTATGACCCTCAAGAGGAGAAGCCGAATCTCACAGTGGACGGTTTCCAAAGCGAGTTCTTCACGAATCAGCCTAAGGACATCTTCTGTAGGCACGAGAGCTTCTTCTTGGGGCACTCTTTCTCAGATCAAGATCTCAGGAATGCGGATCCTTGTTCTGTCACAGAGAACAGGGCTCTGAGAGAGCCGCGATTCTCCAGATTCAGGAGGTTCTCAG ctaAGGGAGATCATGACAAATTAGTGGAACAGATTCTGTACCGCAGAGACTATGGCACCGTCTCTAGCCAAGCTGAACATGAAACTAAACCTGAAAATGACAATGGTTGGGGAGGAGGTCTTGAAGATAAGCAGGAAGGCGCTGAGGATATCAAGCTGAAGGTGTTTAAAGACGAAAACCACGCAAAATCAGATTCTATTGATGAAGGAGGAGGTGACCAGAGCTCCCTATCAACATCGGACGATGATGGACAGGCAACAAGTGGGGATGGGAATGAAGTTCTGATCAGTTCGGAATTTCCCGATACGGCAGGCGTCTCTGTGCACAAAACCTCTGAATATTCAGTACCTAATGGCATAGCAACGGATGGAGATTTGTCTAGTCCACTTGCTATGGACAATCTAGAGAATCGGACGGGCCATTCCTCCACATACTCCATAGCTTCCGACATGCAAGTGGAGGTCTCCGAATCCGGCTCCCCCCGAAACATAGATTACGCTACTTCGCCTCCTGAGCTCGAGTGCTCCACTAATTCTGAAGAAGTCGAAAAGGAGGTTACTCCGGGTAGTGAAGAAATATGGGGAGCCTTGTCCCACCTAACCGGAGTAGAGGAAGAAGAATCAAAAGGCGACATAAATAATGTCAAAGCAAACAAGAACTCGAAGGATCCATTTGGATCATCTATTTCCCTTGTAGAATTGTGTAAAGAAGATTCAGCCGACGGTGTTTTCACGACCACGTGCCCGAAAGTCACAATACCAACACAAGATCCAGATATATCGGATTCTTATGATAATACAATGGGGTCTGATCATGCACCAGAAGCTAAAGACCTAGAATCAACACCACTGGCGCATAATTTGGTTCCCCATCAAGCTGAAGATTCAGCTGACGGAGTTTTTACGGCCACATGCCTGAAAGTCACCGTACCGACAGAAGGTCCAGATATATCGAATTCTGATGATAGCAACCATACAATGGGGTCTGATCATCCACCAGAAGCTAAAGACCTGGAATCAACACCACCGGCACATAATTTGGTGCCCCATCAAGCTGAAGAGACACAATCCCAGAAGGAAGAG GAATCAGTGAATCCTCTTGAGAAGTCTACTGGAGAAGCCAATGGCGCACAACGGGATATAGATGCCAGTGAAAGCAGAAAGGAAAAAGTAGAGACGTCGGAAACCTGTGGAGAAAGTTAA